GTATCGCGCGCGAGGTCGGTGCGCTCACGGTCGGCGTCGTCACCAAGCCGTTCCAGTTCGAAGGCCGCCGCAAGATGGCCCAGGCCGAAGAAGGTCTGCGCGAGCTGAAAAAGGCTTGCGACACTCTGATTACAATTCCTAACCAACGGTTGCTCTCGGTCGCGAGCCGCAATACCTCGCTCAAGGAATCGTTCCAGAAGGCCGACGACGTGCTGCTCCAGGCGGTCAAGGGAATCTCCGAGCTGGTGACGGTGCACGGCCTTATCAACCTCGACTTCGCCGACGTGCGCTCGATCATGGCCGAGATGGGCATGGCGATGATGGGCGCGGCGACGGCGATCGGCGAGAACCGCGCGGTCGAAGCGGCGCAGCGCGCGATCTCGAGCCCGCTGCTCGAAGACGTTTCGATCAAGGGCGCACGCGGCCTCCTGATCAACGTCACCGGCGGACCGGATCTCTCGCTCTACGAAGTCAACGAAGCGGCGAGCCTCATCCAGGAAGAGGCGCACGAAGACGCCAACATCATTTTCGGCGCCGTGATCGACGACAAGATCAGCGATGAGATTCGCGTCACTGTGATCGCGACCGGCTTCGGCGATCTCGATAAGGGCACGTCGCGCTACTCGGGCTCAGGCGCGCCAATCACGACCGTGATCTCCGCGTCGGCGACGCGGCCCGTCGATGCCTCCGAGGCGATGGCGCCCGTGCAGCATCAGGTGCCGATGCCGATGCATTCGCTCGAGCCGCCGATGCCGCAGCCGGTTGCGACGCCGGCGCCCTCGGCGCAGATCAAGCCGTTCCCGGGATCGCGCCCGGTGCGCAAGATGGGAATGATCGTCGACGACAGCACGCTGGATATTCCGGCGTTCCGCCGCCGCGGTGAAGCCGCGGCTGATGATGCCGACGCAGAGAAGCTCGAGCCGAACTCGCTGGTTG
This genomic stretch from Candidatus Binataceae bacterium harbors:
- the ftsZ gene encoding cell division protein FtsZ gives rise to the protein MIELVSNPDPGARIKVIGAGGCGGNAVNHMITVGIRNVEFIAANTDIQALQNNHAPIRLQIGENLTRGRGSGGMPDIGRKAALEDEERIREVLADAEMVFVTAGMGGGTGTGSAPVIGRIAREVGALTVGVVTKPFQFEGRRKMAQAEEGLRELKKACDTLITIPNQRLLSVASRNTSLKESFQKADDVLLQAVKGISELVTVHGLINLDFADVRSIMAEMGMAMMGAATAIGENRAVEAAQRAISSPLLEDVSIKGARGLLINVTGGPDLSLYEVNEAASLIQEEAHEDANIIFGAVIDDKISDEIRVTVIATGFGDLDKGTSRYSGSGAPITTVISASATRPVDASEAMAPVQHQVPMPMHSLEPPMPQPVATPAPSAQIKPFPGSRPVRKMGMIVDDSTLDIPAFRRRGEAAADDADAEKLEPNSLVDGDDKLDIPTFLRKHLD